The region TAGGAGTTGATGCGCAGTTCGTGATGGATGGCGGTGGGCAGGGGGTTCCCCAGGCCGGCCAGGAGTTCCTGCGCGGCGCGGCAGGGGTCCGGGGCGGCGCTGACGGCCGAGATCAGGGCGACGCGGCTGCAGCCCGCCTCCCGCAGGGCGGGCAGGTTTTCCGGCTTCACGCCGCCCAGGGCGAACACCGGCACCGGCAGCGCCGCCACCGCCCGCCCCAGGGCCTCGCATCCCAGCGGTTCCCCGTAGGCCGCCTTGGAGGGGGTGGCAAAGACCGGGCCGAAGGTGACGAAGTCCGCCCCGTCGCGCACCGCGCGGCGCGCCTCCGCCAGGCCGTGGCTGGAATAGCCGATCAGCAGCGCCCGGCCGCAGCGGCGGCGCACCTCGGCCACGGGTGCGGAGGCCGCTCCCAGGTGGATGCCGTCGGCCCCCACCGCCAGGGCGGCATCCACCCGGCTGTTGACGAAGAACAGCGCCCCGAACTCCCGGGTGAGCGCCCGCAACGCCCGGGCAAGCTCCAGGTAGTCGCCGTCCGGCAGGTCCTTGTCCCGCAGCTGTACGGCGCGCACCCCGCCGGCCAGGGCGGCGCGCACCACGTCCACGAGCGGCCGGCCGGCGGTCTGGGCGCGGTCGGTTATCAGATAGAGAGTGAAATCAATGGGTTTCATGGGGACACGGTGAACATACGGCAAAGATCATCGGGGCGTGATCGGGCACGCCCCTGGGTGAATGCGTTACTATTGCCTGGAGACGACGCGAGAGCGAAAGAAACCGTGAAGGTGTCACGGATTCACGTATCAGGCAGTTTCCGATCCGGAAAGGAGGAATTTTTCGTCCAGGCAAGGAAATCGAGGGATTGCGCGGAGGCGTACATCGGTACGCCGCACAAGCAAGCCCGAAGATTGACGCCGCATGGGCGGAAAAGAACCCTTTCCGGGCGGAAACTAGGTGATCATGCCGTCCAGTGGGCTGGATGCGTTCGCATAGAGCTTGCGGGGAATCCTGCCGGCCTTGTAGGAAAGCCGCCCCGCCTCCACGGCCAGCTTCATGGCGCGGGCCATGGCGATGGGGTCCTGGGCCCCGGCGATGGCGGTGTTCATGAGCACGCCGGCACAGCCCAGCTCCATGGCGACGGCCGCATCGGAGGCCGAGCCGACCCCGGCGTCCACGATCACCGGGATCTTGACCGTCTCCAGGATGATCCTGATGTTGTAGGGGTTGCGGATGCCCAGGCCGCTGCCGATGGGGGCTCCCAGGGGCATGACCGCGGCGCAGCCGATATCCTCCAGCTTCCGGCACATGATCACGTCGTCGCTGGTGTAGGGGAGCACGGTAAAGCCCTCCTTGACCAGGATCCGGGCCGCCTTGAGCAGCTCCTCGTTGTCCGGGAACAGGGTCTTCTCGTCCCCCAGCACCTCGAGCTTGACGAAATCCGACATGCCCGCCTCCCGGGCCAGGCGGCAGGTGCGCACGGCGTCGTCGGCCGTGTAGCAGCCGGCGGTATTGGGGAGCAGGGTGTATTTCTTGGGATCGATGTAATCCAGGAGCGATTCCTTGCTCCGGTCCAGGTTGACCCGCCGCACCGCCACGGTGATGATCTCGGCCCCCGAGGCCTCCAGGGCCTCGGCCGTCTGCTGGAAGCTGGCGTACTTGCCGGTGCCCACCATCAGGCGGGAGGTGAACTCGCGGCCGGCGATCGTCCAGGTATCGTTGTGGGTTGTCATTGCTGGTCTCCTTTGTGCAACAGTGTCGGCTCGGGCGCAGGGCTCCGTGCGCGGTTTTTCCCGCCCCCCTCGCTACCGGTCCTTCATCCTCCGCCCACGAAGTGGACGATCTCGATCCGGTCCCCCTCCGCAAGCCCGTGGCCGTCGTAGGCCGCCTTGGGGACGATGTCCAGGTTGACCTCCACCGCCACCCGTTCGCGCGGGAGCCGCAGATGCTCCAGAAGCCCGGCGACCGTGCTCCCCTCGGCGATGGCGACCGTCTCGCCATTCAGTGTAATGTGCATGCCTTCTCCTTCGCGCCCGGTACGAACTGACTGCGCTATTGAAAAACCCAGGTTGTTCAAAAATAGTCAGATCGTCGCCCCCGCTCGACAAGCCCTGAGGAGGCCCTCACCCGGCCTTTGGCCACCCTCTCCCAGAGGGAGAGGGTAACGGTATCCCTTCCCCCTTTGGGAGAAGGATAGGATGAGGGGCGCTACGCCCCACGAAAGGGCTTTCGAGGACGAAGGCCTGATGGCTGTTTTTCAACAACCTCCTAAAACGCAAAAAAGCCGCGGAAGCGGCTTGGAACATCTGAATGTTTGCGCTTCCCTACGCCGGCATTACCCGGATCAGGTACTAAGGGTCGCGGCGCACCGCCGCTCTCAGTCGAAACTCCCCCAGCGTTTACACTAACCTAGTGTATTGGCGCCGGTCTGTCAATTGGAATTTATGCCGTCGCCGGGGCGGAAACAAAAAACTAAAATCCGCGTAGTTTCAATTCTTCTCCCGCATCCGCCGTTTTGTGATATAGTCTTGGCGTTTCCGTCACATAATAAGCTCTTTAGTTTGAGGCCATAATGACCGAAAAGAGGATTATAGGGCGTCTTAAAAAGCGTTTAACCATCCGTTTCGGCATAGACAGCGCCAGCCGCGTGGCATTCAGCGAGGACCTGTCGGCAACCGGCATGTTCATCAAAACCGCCAATGTCTGTCCACCCAACAGCAGAATCAGAATCGAGTTTACCGTCGATGACCATCTGGTTCAGGTAGACGCCCGGGTCATGTGGGCGAAGAAAGTGCCGCAAAACCTCTTCCATCTGGTCAAAAAAAGCGGCATGGGGGTGCGTTTTCTGCGCTTCCAGGCCGGCGAAGAACACTTCCAGCGGTTTCTCGGGGCGGTATGACGGCGGTTGGGGCGGACGGCTGGACTCTCGACGGTGACATGGCTTCGGGAAGGATGGTACAGCATAACAATGGTGTGCAAAAAGATCTTCATAGCCGCCACCGGCCAGCATTGCGGAAAAACCACCATCAGCCTGTCGCTCATGCATCTGGCCCGCAAGAAGTATGAGCGGGTCGGCTTCATCAAGCCGATCGGCCCCAAATGCGTGGAGTACAACGGCCTGACCATGGATATGGATGCCGCCATGATGGCCAGCGTTTACGGCCTGGACGAGGACGCGCACCTCATGTCCCCCATGACCCTGACGCCCGGCTCGACCAGGAAATACCTGGACGGCAAGATCACCCCGGAAATGCCCCGCAGGCTCATCACCGACGCGATCCGCGAACTGGAGCGGAAATACGACTTCCTCATCATCGAGGGGGCCGGCCACGGCGGGGTCGGATCGGTGGTCGGGGCGAACAATGCCCAGGTGGCGAACATGGCGGGGGCGCCGGTGCTCATGGTCACCAACGGCGGCATCGGCAACGTGATCGACGCCGTGGAGTTGAACCTGGCGCTCTATGAGCGGGAAAAGGCCGACGTCCGGGTCGTCATGGTCAACAAGCTGCTGCCGGAAAAACGCGAACGGTCCCTGGCCTATCTGAAAAAGGCCTTTGACGGCAGCAGTCTGCTGGTGACGAGCGCCTTCGATTACAGCCCGATCCTGGCCCATCCGACCCTGCAGCATGTGGCCGAGATGCTCGGCCTGCCGCTCAGGGGGAATCCGGACGAGAAAAGCCGCCTCTGCCATACCATCCAGTTGGGGGCGGCATCGTCGCAGCGGGTCATCGACCATCTGGAGGACTCCACGCTGCTCATCGTGACCAGTTCGCGGGACGAGTTGATCGTCACCGCCTCTTCGCTGCACCATATACCGGATTTCAAAAAGCGCCTGACCGGCCTGGTCATCAGCGGCCATGCCCCCATGTCGCTCATCACCCAGCAGATCCTCGACGACAGCAAGGTTCCCTATATCCGCGTCGAGGAGACCTCTTCGGAGGTCTTCTACCGCCTCAGGGAGCATGTCTCGAAGATCGGGCCGGATGATCGGGAAAAAATCGAACTGATCAACTCCACTTCGGAACGCTACATCGACTTTGCGGCTATCGATGCCCTCTTGTAAGCGCTGATCGTGTGACGCTTGTAATTCAGGCAAAAACTTCTTGACCTGACACTGTTTTTGATATTTATAGACAAACATTCATATTTCCGGTGGTATTATGATTCCATTGACCCGTCTGGACAAGCAGGTGATGTATGTCAATCCCGACCACATCGTCAGTATCGAGGAAACCCCCGATACGGTCATAACACTCTTCAATGGCTACCACTTCATCGTCAAGGAACCCGCCGCCGACATCATCACCAAGGTGGTGGCGTTCCGCGCCAGGATCATCCGGCGTGCCGGGGGTCCCGCCGGCAAGAAGTACCTCGCCAGGGCGAAAAAGAATCTTTTCCGCAGCGCCACGTTGAACAGAGACAGTTCCATCACCAATCGCGACGAGCACGAGCGCGTTCCATTTCACAGCCAGGAATTCTAGGATATGGATATAGCAACACTTATAGGTTTGTTAATGGGATTCGGTGCCGTCTTCGGCGGCGCTGCTTTGGAAGGGTTGCACATGAGCGCCCTGATCCAGCCGACCGCAGCCCTGATCGTTCTTGGCGGCACCTTTGGCGCCACGTTCGTGAGCTTCCCGCTGCCCGCCATCATCAAGGCCTTCAAGGATGTCAAAAACGCCTTCCTCCCCCCCAAGGTGGACCATGAGGCGGTCGTCAAGGACATCATCAACTATGCCACCAAGGCGCGGCGCAACGGTCTCATCTCGCTGGAGCAGGAGGCCCAGTCGGCCAAGGACCCCTTCATAAAGAAAGGGATCTCGCTGGTGGTCGACGGCATCGACCCGCAAAAACTGCGGGAAACCCTGGAAGCCGACATCATGTCCTACGAAGACCACACCAAACATAGTGCGGAGTTCTTCGAAGCGGCCGGCGGTTACTCCCCGACCATCGGTATCATCGGCGCCGTCCTCGGCCTGATTCACGTCATGAGCAACCTTTCCGACACCTCCAAACTGGGGGCCGGCATCGCCGTGGCCTTTGTCGCCACGATCTACGGCCTGATGGTGGCCAACATCGTCTGCATCCCCATGGGCACCAAGCTCAAGATCCGCATGAAGGAAGAGGTGTTGCGGCGGGTCATGATCCTGGAAGGGCTGATCGCCATCCAGAACGGTGAAAACCCGCACTTCATCGAACAGAAGCTCAAAGCCTTTGTAGGCGCCCACTAACCTGTCATGGCACTAAAGCGAGAACCCGAAAAACATCCGAACCACGAGCGCTGGCTCGTCTCCTACGGTGACTTCATCACCCTCCTGTTCGCGGTGTTCGTTACCCTGTACGCCATGTCCCAGACCGACAAGAAGAAGGTCGAAGAGGTCATGCAGTCGCTGCAGCAGTCCTTCGGCATGGTCACCGCCGGGGCGCCCGCCCCCAAGATCAACGTCATCCAGTCCAAGCCGATCAGCGTCATACCGACCATCAAGCCGGAGATGTCCATTGCCCCCTCCGGGAGAGCGCGGAGCGGCCAGGCCCGCACCCGTGCCGAGGAGAAGGATTTCCGCCAGATCAAGTCTTCCATCGAGGCCTACCTGGTCAAACAGGGCGCCCAAAGCAAGGTCAACCTCACCATTACCCGGCGGGGCCTGATCGTCAGCCTCAAGGAGGCCGGTTTTTTCGATTCCGGCCAGGCCCAAATCAAGCAGAGCGCCTATGAACTGCTCAACACCATCGCCGAGGTCATGACCCAGTACAACAATCCCCTGCGGATTGAGGGGCATACGGACAACATTCCCATCAGCACCGCCCAGTTCCCGTCCAACTGGGAGCTGTCCGCCTCCCGCGCCACCAATGTCCTCAAGTACCTCCTCAAATACTACGATGCGGAGCCCGAAAAGATCTCCGCCACCGGATACGGGGAATTCCGCCCGGTCACGGACAACTCCACGCCGGAAAACCGCGCCAAGAACCGCCGCGTGGATATGGTCCTGCTTTCCGGGGATGGCGAGCGCGGCGAGCCCTAAGAGGTTGTTAAAAGCAGCCATCTCGCCGCCATCCTCTGGGCCTTCTCCGGGTGCGATGATCTGACTATTTTTGAACAACCTGAGTTTCGCCATTCACACCGGCCGGCAATTCCTTATCACGCCATCATGCCTTGGAACGCCCTCAGGCGATCCTGCTCCCCCCAAAATCACCGCATTTTCGGCATGCGACATTTTCTGTCACATACCAGTGCTATCGTTTCCACAAATGAAGCGGAGGTGTCTTATGGAACCGATGGTATTGTTGGGATTGATCGTGGTGGCGTATGGGGGATATGTGGCGTGGCTTGACCTGCGGAAGGAAGTTTCAGCCCTGGTGCCCATCCGTGCCGTCAAGCGGGAGGGACGCGCACGGGTCCGGGATGGCTGCCTGCAATCGCCGGTCAAGAAGGTGGCGGGGGTGTACGTTTGAAATTGCCTTCAACAGGCTGTTCTTGACGTGGGGGATATCCTTTTCCAACTCCTTCAGAAGGCGTTTCATCCGCTTGCGCTGCAGGTCGGCGGTGCCGCAGACCGGGCAGCAGCAACAGACCACCGGCAGGGCGGCTTCCCGGGAAAAGCGGATGATATCCTCCTCGGGCAGATACACCAGCGGCCTGATCACCACGGTCTCGCCGTTGTCCGCCAGCATGGAGGCTGCCATGGACTTGAGCGAGCCGACAAAGAACTGGTTCAGCAACAGCGTCTCGACGAAATCGTCCTGATGGTGCCCCAGGGCCAGCTTGTTGCAGCCCAATTCCTGGGCTGCCGTATAGAGGGCGCCACGCTTGAAGCGCGCACAGATGGAACAGTAGGATGAGCCGGGCCGGCGCTTTTCCTGAATAAGGGCGTAATGCCCGGTGGGCACCATGCGGTAGGTGAAACCGTTCTCCCGCAGGAACCGCTCGATGACGTCCGTGCGGTAGCCGGGATACCCGGAATCGATGTTCACCGCCACAATCTCGAATGAAACGGGCGCGCGCCGCCGCAATTCCTCCAGCAGCAGCAACAGGGTATAGGAATCCTTCCCTCCCGACACCGCCACGGCGACCCGGTCCCCCTCCTCGATCAGGCCAAAATCGGCAACGGCCCGGCCGACCCCATGCCGCAGCTTCCTGAGAAGTCCTCTGTTTTTGAATTCGTCAAGCGCCAACGTCATAGCGTC is a window of Geobacter sp. FeAm09 DNA encoding:
- a CDS encoding flagellar FlbD family protein codes for the protein MIPLTRLDKQVMYVNPDHIVSIEETPDTVITLFNGYHFIVKEPAADIITKVVAFRARIIRRAGGPAGKKYLARAKKNLFRSATLNRDSSITNRDEHERVPFHSQEF
- a CDS encoding thiazole synthase, translated to MTTHNDTWTIAGREFTSRLMVGTGKYASFQQTAEALEASGAEIITVAVRRVNLDRSKESLLDYIDPKKYTLLPNTAGCYTADDAVRTCRLAREAGMSDFVKLEVLGDEKTLFPDNEELLKAARILVKEGFTVLPYTSDDVIMCRKLEDIGCAAVMPLGAPIGSGLGIRNPYNIRIILETVKIPVIVDAGVGSASDAAVAMELGCAGVLMNTAIAGAQDPIAMARAMKLAVEAGRLSYKAGRIPRKLYANASSPLDGMIT
- the thiS gene encoding sulfur carrier protein ThiS, yielding MHITLNGETVAIAEGSTVAGLLEHLRLPRERVAVEVNLDIVPKAAYDGHGLAEGDRIEIVHFVGGG
- a CDS encoding PilZ domain-containing protein encodes the protein MTEKRIIGRLKKRLTIRFGIDSASRVAFSEDLSATGMFIKTANVCPPNSRIRIEFTVDDHLVQVDARVMWAKKVPQNLFHLVKKSGMGVRFLRFQAGEEHFQRFLGAV
- the ttcA gene encoding tRNA 2-thiocytidine(32) synthetase TtcA, which encodes MTLALDEFKNRGLLRKLRHGVGRAVADFGLIEEGDRVAVAVSGGKDSYTLLLLLEELRRRAPVSFEIVAVNIDSGYPGYRTDVIERFLRENGFTYRMVPTGHYALIQEKRRPGSSYCSICARFKRGALYTAAQELGCNKLALGHHQDDFVETLLLNQFFVGSLKSMAASMLADNGETVVIRPLVYLPEEDIIRFSREAALPVVCCCCPVCGTADLQRKRMKRLLKELEKDIPHVKNSLLKAISNVHPRHLLDRRLQAAIPDPCASLPLDGTDGHQG
- a CDS encoding OmpA family protein, whose protein sequence is MALKREPEKHPNHERWLVSYGDFITLLFAVFVTLYAMSQTDKKKVEEVMQSLQQSFGMVTAGAPAPKINVIQSKPISVIPTIKPEMSIAPSGRARSGQARTRAEEKDFRQIKSSIEAYLVKQGAQSKVNLTITRRGLIVSLKEAGFFDSGQAQIKQSAYELLNTIAEVMTQYNNPLRIEGHTDNIPISTAQFPSNWELSASRATNVLKYLLKYYDAEPEKISATGYGEFRPVTDNSTPENRAKNRRVDMVLLSGDGERGEP
- a CDS encoding AAA family ATPase, whose amino-acid sequence is MCKKIFIAATGQHCGKTTISLSLMHLARKKYERVGFIKPIGPKCVEYNGLTMDMDAAMMASVYGLDEDAHLMSPMTLTPGSTRKYLDGKITPEMPRRLITDAIRELERKYDFLIIEGAGHGGVGSVVGANNAQVANMAGAPVLMVTNGGIGNVIDAVELNLALYEREKADVRVVMVNKLLPEKRERSLAYLKKAFDGSSLLVTSAFDYSPILAHPTLQHVAEMLGLPLRGNPDEKSRLCHTIQLGAASSQRVIDHLEDSTLLIVTSSRDELIVTASSLHHIPDFKKRLTGLVISGHAPMSLITQQILDDSKVPYIRVEETSSEVFYRLREHVSKIGPDDREKIELINSTSERYIDFAAIDALL
- a CDS encoding flagellar motor protein, whose product is MDIATLIGLLMGFGAVFGGAALEGLHMSALIQPTAALIVLGGTFGATFVSFPLPAIIKAFKDVKNAFLPPKVDHEAVVKDIINYATKARRNGLISLEQEAQSAKDPFIKKGISLVVDGIDPQKLRETLEADIMSYEDHTKHSAEFFEAAGGYSPTIGIIGAVLGLIHVMSNLSDTSKLGAGIAVAFVATIYGLMVANIVCIPMGTKLKIRMKEEVLRRVMILEGLIAIQNGENPHFIEQKLKAFVGAH